The window CTAACTCAAGGTTTCATACCATAGGTTTCAATTAAATTAAAAGCACAAAAAGATTGAAAATTCTAGTGCTCTCGTTTATTCTTTCATTAAAAACACACTGGGAGAACACAATGGACACTGCTCGTATCAATGTCAGTCTTCCCAAAGAGATGCTCGCAGAGCTATCCAAGGAAGTAGAATCCCGAAAGAGGAGCCGCTTCGTCGCAGAGGCCATCAGGCGTTTGCTTGAGGAGAAAAGAAAAAAAAGGCTGGCTGCAGAGTACAAGGAGGCCGCTCAGGAGATTCGAAGAATCAACCAGGAAGTCGAAGGGGTTATATCCGATGGCCTCGATTAAGAGGGGGCAGGTCTTTTTGGTCAATTTTGATCCAACGCTGGGCGTGGAAGCAAGGAAAACTCGCCCTGCTCTGGTCGTGTCCAACAACCTAAACAATACTCATTCACCGATTGTTTCCATCTGTCCAATTACCTCAAATGTGACCCGCGTCTATTCCTTTGAGGTCGAGATTCCGCTGGGCAGAGGCGGCTTGCGTGCCCGCTCGAAGGTGATGGTAAATCAGACCAGGGCGGTCGACAGAATCCGGCTCATCAAGAGCCTCGGACATCTGCCAGAAGAGATCATGGCCGATGTGGACCGGGCACTGAAGCTTCACTATGATCTCAAGTAGTAAAGTCATTGCATTTCGGGTTAATGCTTACGTGTGATTTCATTATCCGGATGAGTGGGTGTTTCAGGGATCGTAGCGACAAAAATGGAAAAGGCCATCCATGAAGGTTGTCAAAGCAGGCATTATACAGTTTGACGTACGTCTGGGTGACGTTGACTGGAATCTGAGGAGGGCGAGACAACGTATCTCTTTCCTTGCCCGCAAGGGGGCTCAGCTTGTACTGCTTCCGGAGATGTGGTCCACGGGTTTTGCAAATGAGCGGCTTGAGGAATTGTCTGAGACGACACCGGCAGTTCTTGAATGGCTGGTCCGACTGTCAGAAGAACTACACCTTACGATAATTGGTTCCTTGCCTGAAAAAGGGGCAGATGGGATATACAATACCACCTATGTGGTGGACAGGGGCGGATCTGTTGCAGGGAGCTATCGCAAGGTTCACCTTTTCTCGCCAACCAAGGAGGATCGGTATTTTAGACCTGGCAACAAAGCGGTTGTCGCAAAGACATCCCTTGGTCCCATAGGCCTAATGATCTGCTATGACCTGAGATTCCCGGAGCTGTGCCGGTCTCTTGCACTGCAAGGGGCGAAAATAGTGGCTGTTATGGCCCAATGGCCTGCTGTGCGGGTTGACCACTGGAAAGCCCTTCTCAAGGCCAGGGCCATCGAAAATCAACTTTTTGTCCTAGCCGCAAACCGGTGTGGCGGGGATGGCGACCTGATTTATGGAGGTCATTCCCAGATCATATCCCCTGGGGGAGATGTTCTGGCAAGGGCCGGAAAAGATCCAGTCTCCCTTTCAGCCTCCATTGATCTGCGTTTGGTAGAAAGAGCGAGAAAACAGATTCCGTGTTTGCAGGAACGGATGCCTGAAGCCTATGGGTGAGAAGATCATCAAAAGACAAGAGCTTGCAGAGAACGTGCAGGCCTTGAAAAGGGCGGGCAAGACAATTGTCTTTACCAATGGCTGTTTTGATCTGCTTCATATAGGTCATGTTCGGTATTTGAAGTCTGCCAAGGGAGAAGGGGATGTTCTTTTGGTGGGGCTCAATTCTGATCGCTCAGTTCGCCAGATCAAAGGGCCAGCACGGCCCATAGTTTCTGAGAATGAGCGTGCCGAGGTTCTGGCCTCTTTGGCTTGTGTTGATTTTGTTACCTTTTTTGACGAGCCAGACCCCTTGGCGACAATCAGGGTCCTGATGCCGGACGTCCTGGTAAAAGGTGCGGACTGGGAAAAGGATGCCATTGTGGGAAAAGATGTCGTGGAAGCAAACGGCGGGCGAGTGGTTCGCATTCCGGTGACAGAAGGGGCCTCCACCAGCAGAATCATCGAAAAGATTTTGGCCCTGAGGTTTGAAAGACGTTAGAGGTCCTCAACCCTCCGACATCAGCATGGGAAGCTGGTGAGAGAATTCTGTATTCGGCTCATGAAGCAACTACTTCAGGAAAAAGTAAGAGTCTTGCACAATCAGGAGGTGGGGCCAGCCTATTTCAGGATGGGCTTGGCCTTTGCTGAGTTGGCCAGGATCACCCGGCCAGGGCAGTTCGTTATGGTGAGGGTTCACGACAGGCCTATCCCACTCCTGCGTCGGCCCTTTTCTGTGCACAGACGCCTTTTTGAAGGCAATGAGATTTTTGGATTTGAACTGTTGTATAAGGTCGTAGGAAAAGGTACTCAGGCCATGTCTGAGCTCAAGCCCGGGGATATTATAGACGTCCTGGGTCCTCTGGGAAAGGGCTTTTCTTATCCCGAGGGCGTGCGCGACGTTTTCCTTGTGGCGGGCGGTGTTGGCGTGGCTTCGCTTTACTATCTTGCGCTTTACCTTGCTGAGCTCAATTCAGTCAAGTCCACGGTT is drawn from Deltaproteobacteria bacterium and contains these coding sequences:
- a CDS encoding ribbon-helix-helix protein, CopG family, translating into MDTARINVSLPKEMLAELSKEVESRKRSRFVAEAIRRLLEEKRKKRLAAEYKEAAQEIRRINQEVEGVISDGLD
- a CDS encoding type II toxin-antitoxin system PemK/MazF family toxin, translating into MKRGQVFLVNFDPTLGVEARKTRPALVVSNNLNNTHSPIVSICPITSNVTRVYSFEVEIPLGRGGLRARSKVMVNQTRAVDRIRLIKSLGHLPEEIMADVDRALKLHYDLK
- a CDS encoding carbon-nitrogen family hydrolase produces the protein MKVVKAGIIQFDVRLGDVDWNLRRARQRISFLARKGAQLVLLPEMWSTGFANERLEELSETTPAVLEWLVRLSEELHLTIIGSLPEKGADGIYNTTYVVDRGGSVAGSYRKVHLFSPTKEDRYFRPGNKAVVAKTSLGPIGLMICYDLRFPELCRSLALQGAKIVAVMAQWPAVRVDHWKALLKARAIENQLFVLAANRCGGDGDLIYGGHSQIISPGGDVLARAGKDPVSLSASIDLRLVERARKQIPCLQERMPEAYG
- the rfaE2 gene encoding D-glycero-beta-D-manno-heptose 1-phosphate adenylyltransferase, which codes for MGEKIIKRQELAENVQALKRAGKTIVFTNGCFDLLHIGHVRYLKSAKGEGDVLLVGLNSDRSVRQIKGPARPIVSENERAEVLASLACVDFVTFFDEPDPLATIRVLMPDVLVKGADWEKDAIVGKDVVEANGGRVVRIPVTEGASTSRIIEKILALRFERR
- a CDS encoding dihydroorotate dehydrogenase electron transfer subunit, with the protein product MREFCIRLMKQLLQEKVRVLHNQEVGPAYFRMGLAFAELARITRPGQFVMVRVHDRPIPLLRRPFSVHRRLFEGNEIFGFELLYKVVGKGTQAMSELKPGDIIDVLGPLGKGFSYPEGVRDVFLVAGGVGVASLYYLALYLAELNSVKSTVFLGGRSAADVLCQEEFQSVGATVRITTEDCSLGERGLVTSLVQKALEFDEKPDMIYACGPQAMLKAVSEIAVAHEAPCQISLESAMACGFGVCLGCAVEKAGNRGAYLHVCTDGPVFDSRDVLIDD